A genomic window from Silene latifolia isolate original U9 population chromosome Y, ASM4854445v1, whole genome shotgun sequence includes:
- the LOC141630885 gene encoding uncharacterized protein LOC141630885, whose protein sequence is MYNRKVVSPRCLFKIDLQKDYDTVEWDIVEQILKGFQFPYAFTQKFMVYDRTTSVSLCLNRSRFGYLKGKRGLRQGIFLIPKSVIKRIEAICRNFLWARSSDYHRVPLVAWDTITLPKTEGGLGIKRALT, encoded by the exons atgtataataggaaagtTGTGTCCCCAAGATGCTTATTTAAGATTGATTTACAAAAGGACTATGATACTGTAGAATGGGACATTGTTGAACAAATTCTCAAGGGTTTCCAGTTTCCTTATGCCTTCACTCAAAAATTCATGGTCTATGACAGGACTACCTCTGTTTCTCTATGCCTTAATCGGAGCCGGTTTGGATATTTAAAAGGGAAAAGGGGGCTTAGACAAG GGATATTTTTGATTCCCAAGAGTGTGATCAAGAGAATAGAAGCTATCTGTAGAAATTTTCTTTGGGCTCGTAGCTCTGACTATCATAGGGTGCCTCTTGTTGCCTGGGACACTATCACTCTCCCTAAAACTGAGGGTGGCCTTGGCATCAAAAGAGCTCTGACCTAG